Genomic DNA from Lactococcus garvieae:
CAAGTATTTCTTGTTTTTGCAACTTCAAAAGCAAACTATGAACGGTTGATTTAGGCAAAAAGAGTGTATCACTGATTTCTTTTTGTGTAACTTCATTTTTTTCATCAACGATATATAAAGTCATCAATCCATTAAAGGTCAAGTTATATCTCTGAGCTACCAAGGCATAAGCTGTGTCAACCTTCCCTAAAGCCGTGCTAAATTCAGTCATTAAATCACGATGGTGCATATTATTCCTCCGATTTTAAAGTTAGAAGCGTTTTTAGTACGAAGTCGTACCATTTAATTATAGTACGTTTTCGCACTAAAGTCAAGCCTTCTTTAAAATAAAAAATACCAGATTAAAATCCAGTATTTTATAACAAGTTTTCACACATTAACAGAAAGAATGACTTTTCCTAAACTCCCTCGGTTGTCCATAATATAATCTTGAGCTTTATCTGCTTCATTCAGAGGGAATACTTTGTCAATAACTGGTTTAACACCGTTTTCCAATCCAGACAAGAGTAATTTGGTATTTTCTTCAACTTCGTCAGCAGTAATATTCGACAGCAAGAGGCCAGTCACAGTTGCTTCCTTCATCATAAGTAATCTTGGGTTAATTGTTATCTCCCCTCGATTTCCTACAATAACTATCTTACCCTGCTTACCAATTACTTCTAAATCATTTTGTAAGTTTACATTGGCCAACATTTCAATAATCACATTTATACCATAGTTTTTGATTTCATCAATATAGCCATCCTTATGGTGATTAAAGACATAGTCTGCACCTCGGTCTCGAAGAACTTGAAGTCCTTCTTCTGAACCAGCAGTGGCAATCACTTTTGCTCCATATAATTTTGCAAATTGGAGCATCAGGGTTCCGACACCTCCACTCGCACCATGAATGAGTAGAAGATCACCAGATTTTATATCAGCTTTTTGCTTTAAAGCATAAAGTGCGGTTAGTCCACTTGATCCTAGTGCTGCTCCCTCATTATAAGACATATTTTCTGGGAGGAAGGTTACTTCTGTTTCTTTGCAAGAAATTCCTTGGGCATAAGTCCCCGACTGCGCATTGCTGTCTACTGTCAAAAAGACTCTGTCTCCTGGTTTGAAAGTCTTGACGTTTGCGCCAACAGACTTCACAATACCTGCTCCATCTTTTCCGGGTATATAAGGCAGGGAGGGAAGCTGAGCATAGGTCCCTTGACGTACATATGTTTCTACAGGATTTACCGCAGCAGCTCTTAGTGATACATAAAGCTCATCATCTTTAAGAACTGGCTCTTCTACTTCTTTATACTTCAGTACACTGCTGTCTCCAAACTCAGATACTTCTATAGCTTTCATATTCTTCTCCTCCTTATTTTAACTCTTATATAAATCATTATATAGCAAGAATACGTGTTTGTATAGCAGATACTTTAGAGTATTATAGGAACAAGAAAGTAATTTTTATGGAAATACTAAGGTTTTTTGAGCTTTCCTTCATATTTCAGCATATGGTCTTCATAATGATTAATTTTTTCTTCTAATATATCGTGCATATGTTGGAGTTCCGACTGCTTATCTTCGATTACTTTTAGCTGCTCGGTCAGCAGTGTTTTTCTCGCATCAATAGTCTGCTCACCTCTTGCAAATAAGTCAATATATTCGATGATCCTCTCAAGTGATACTCCAGCACTTCTCATACAACTTGTCCAATGAATCCAGTCTTCATCTTCTTCATCATAATCTCTATATCCAGAAGAATTTCGTGTCACTGCTGGGATGGCCTTAACCCTCTCCCAATATCTTAAAGTATCTGCAGGAATACCATACTTTTCACTGATTTGCTTTATGTTCATGAACTACTCCTATTTTTGATAAACGGGGAAAACTTTATTTTCTTTAGAATATTCAATTTTAGTAAAATTATCAAGTCTTTTGATATCTGAATCTCCAATAATGAAATCAACATCAGCATTATTTCTCATATGGTCGAGACTTGATGCTTTTGGTAAGGGCAGCAAACCCAGTTGCAAAAGATAGCGTACTGCGAGTTGTGCCACAGAAACACCATATTTATCCGCTATTTCTTTTAGCGCTTCATGTTTAAACATATCCCCATGGCCAAATGGAGAATATGCTTCGACTAAAACATCATGTTTTTTACTGTATTCGATTACTTCTGAG
This window encodes:
- a CDS encoding MarR family winged helix-turn-helix transcriptional regulator, with the translated sequence MHHRDLMTEFSTALGKVDTAYALVAQRYNLTFNGLMTLYIVDEKNEVTQKEISDTLFLPKSTVHSLLLKLQKQEILELTKGKNAKEKFIIFTDKGREVFEEIQGQTDLFETRVIEEFGLDNAQKFLESTKIFTDSLLQNARKVMEDKEDEA
- a CDS encoding MerR family transcriptional regulator, which translates into the protein MNIKQISEKYGIPADTLRYWERVKAIPAVTRNSSGYRDYDEEDEDWIHWTSCMRSAGVSLERIIEYIDLFARGEQTIDARKTLLTEQLKVIEDKQSELQHMHDILEEKINHYEDHMLKYEGKLKKP
- a CDS encoding NADPH:quinone reductase → MKAIEVSEFGDSSVLKYKEVEEPVLKDDELYVSLRAAAVNPVETYVRQGTYAQLPSLPYIPGKDGAGIVKSVGANVKTFKPGDRVFLTVDSNAQSGTYAQGISCKETEVTFLPENMSYNEGAALGSSGLTALYALKQKADIKSGDLLLIHGASGGVGTLMLQFAKLYGAKVIATAGSEEGLQVLRDRGADYVFNHHKDGYIDEIKNYGINVIIEMLANVNLQNDLEVIGKQGKIVIVGNRGEITINPRLLMMKEATVTGLLLSNITADEVEENTKLLLSGLENGVKPVIDKVFPLNEADKAQDYIMDNRGSLGKVILSVNV